The nucleotide window CTTTAATCCTTGGACTGGATTGCCGTATAAATATGGTGATAAAGTTAATAATACTAAGGAGCTATATAGCTGGTATAAGATGTATAATCTGTTAGACCCGAGGCAGTTTTTTTATGGACGTAACGTAAAGTTGGGATTAAAGCTAGAATGGTAAAAATGATGGGATGGTGATATGAAGAAACAATTATTAATTTTTATAATTGGTATTTTTGCAATTGTATTTAGTTCATATGGATATAATAGGCCTGGGAGTGCGGGAGCGCAATTTCTTTTGATTGGTCCATCGCCTAGAGGTATGGCAATGAGTAATGCTATAATATCTTTTCCCAGTGGTGCTGAAGCTACATACTATAATCCCGCGGCAATTGCACTATTTACTAAAACTGAGTTTATGGTATCTTATATGAAATGGTTTGCAAACATAAATTATAATTACGCTTCTGTAGCACGTAATTTTGGGAGAATAGGTTCTCTAGGATTACTGATGACTAGTTTTATTACAGACGAGATGAAAGTTCGAACTCCTCTTCAACCAGATGGAACAGGAGAAACTTTCTATAGTGGAGATTATAGATTTGGAATAATATATGGTTTGCGGTTGACTAATCATGTCTCTATGGGTATGTCATTTAATTATATATATAGTTTTTTATATAAAAATTTTACTAGCAATGCATTTTCTATTGATATATCGGTTTTATATAGAACTAAAATAAATAATTTTAGCTTTGGTATGAAGATAGAAAATTTTGGCTCTGAGATGAAGTTTATTAACGAGGCTTATCCACTACCTACCAATTTTCAATTTGGATTTTCATTTGATGTAATAGATTTAGAGGATTGTAGAATTACATTAGCTATGGGAGCTAATAAACCCAATGAGGGGGATCCTTTAGGAAATGTTGGAATCGAAATGTCGTGGTTTGATATGTTTTTCATTAGAACTGGGTATTGTATTAATGATGAGGTAAGAAATTATTCATTCGGTGGAGGTATATTATTTAAGTTAGCTGGTTGTAGCATACGTTTTGACTACTCATACAGTAATTATAAGAAACTTGGTGGTGTTCAAAGTATAGGTGTTTCAACTGGTATATAATTTGCAGGTAATTATTTTTGTTTAACTAATAAGACAAAGTATGGGAGGTTAATTATGAAGAGAGTTTATGTATACCTATTACTAATAGGAGGTATTTTTGTAGGTTTAAATTCAGGTGTTGCGAGAGAGAGGTGGAGTACTGAAAAAGCAAAAGAATGGTATTCGCGTCAACCTTGGATAGTCGGTTGTAACTTTATTCCAAGTACTGCTATTAATCAAATAGAAATGTGGCAAGAAAGCACTTTTGATCCAAAAACAATTGATAGAGAATTAGGGTATGCCGAAAAGATAGGTTTTAATGCTGTTAGAGTTTATTTACATTATTTAGTTTGGGTTCGAAATCCCGAGAGATTTAAGGGAAGGATAAATGAGTATTTAAAAATTGCAGATAAGCATAAAATTAAAACTATCTTTGTATTATTTGATGATTGTTGGAATGGATATCCAAATTTGGGTAAGCAACCTGATCCAAAACCTGGTGTGCATAATTCTGGTTGGGTGCAGTGCCCAGGTCAAGAACAGGTAACTCAGGTAGCACTTTTCCCTGTTTTAAGAGCTTATACCAAAGATATAATAGCAACTTTTAGAAGTGATAATAGAGTCTTGATGTGGGATCTCTATAATGAGCCAGGTAATTCCGGTCATGGTGATAAGACCTTACCTTTATTAAAGGGAGTTTTCCAATGGGCACTTGAAGAGAATCCTACTCAGCCAGTCACGGCTGGTGTTTGGGGCGGTTCTATAAACGATCGACCAAAACTAAATGAGTTTCAATTGAATAATTCTGATATTATTACATTTCATGCCTATGATGATGTAAAATCTACTATTGCGTTAATTGATACTTTAAAAAAGTATAATCGCCCAATGATATGTACGGAATATATGAGAAGACCAATAAATACCTTTGAGGATCACATGCCCCTTTTTGCAAAAGAAAATATTGGATGTTTGAATTGGGGGTTGGTAAGTGGTAAAACACAGACAATTTATTCTTGGGAAACATGGAAAAAACCTTATGATCATGAACCGGAAATATGGTTTCATGATATTTTTAAGAAGGATGGTACTCCCTACTCTAAGAAAGAGATAGATTTTATTAAAAGAGTGATTAAATCCAAAAATAGATAAAAATTATATAGATTCAATTATGCAGTGTAAATTTGATTGAGGCTATATAGGAAAAATAAGAAGATAGCCTGCTATGTAAATATAAATTTAAAAGTAAAAATAAAGACAAAATATGTTATCATGAGAATTTAGATAATTTTAGAATCATTAAGAGGAATGGTCAAGGATGTATTGGAAGAGGTGATTGTATGTGGAGAGTAGAAAAGACGCGAGAGGTAATGGATATCACAGAAGGAATTAGAAGACGAAGTTGGATGAGTTAAAAGAATTAGAGATGCCTTGGACAAGAAATGGATAATTTAGGAGTGAGATTCTACACTATAGATTACAAAGCTCACCTGAAAAAATGTGTATAAACTTAAGATTTATCATAGTTTTTAGAGAACTTTATATATAGATCTTTTTTAAGTTTATGGGCTTTACTTTAAAAATTGGGATAGGTTTAAGGCTGTTTCATTTTTTTATATAAATACTCTCATGTCAGGAATTAAAAATTAATATTTTTTCAGAATGGATAGCCAAATTGTATAAGTATTTTACTCCAATCTATTATAGTTGTTTTAAGCAGGATATAACATTTTCTGCAAAGATATATCTGTAGGGAATATAGTTTTGGATTTTTAACTTTGCGGAAAGCTCCATGGAGAGCATCTACAGAATTTGTGGTATAGATCAATTTTCGAATATCAGGTG belongs to Candidatus Neomarinimicrobiota bacterium and includes:
- a CDS encoding PorV/PorQ family protein; this translates as MKKQLLIFIIGIFAIVFSSYGYNRPGSAGAQFLLIGPSPRGMAMSNAIISFPSGAEATYYNPAAIALFTKTEFMVSYMKWFANINYNYASVARNFGRIGSLGLLMTSFITDEMKVRTPLQPDGTGETFYSGDYRFGIIYGLRLTNHVSMGMSFNYIYSFLYKNFTSNAFSIDISVLYRTKINNFSFGMKIENFGSEMKFINEAYPLPTNFQFGFSFDVIDLEDCRITLAMGANKPNEGDPLGNVGIEMSWFDMFFIRTGYCINDEVRNYSFGGGILFKLAGCSIRFDYSYSNYKKLGGVQSIGVSTGI
- a CDS encoding cellulase family glycosylhydrolase, yielding MKRVYVYLLLIGGIFVGLNSGVARERWSTEKAKEWYSRQPWIVGCNFIPSTAINQIEMWQESTFDPKTIDRELGYAEKIGFNAVRVYLHYLVWVRNPERFKGRINEYLKIADKHKIKTIFVLFDDCWNGYPNLGKQPDPKPGVHNSGWVQCPGQEQVTQVALFPVLRAYTKDIIATFRSDNRVLMWDLYNEPGNSGHGDKTLPLLKGVFQWALEENPTQPVTAGVWGGSINDRPKLNEFQLNNSDIITFHAYDDVKSTIALIDTLKKYNRPMICTEYMRRPINTFEDHMPLFAKENIGCLNWGLVSGKTQTIYSWETWKKPYDHEPEIWFHDIFKKDGTPYSKKEIDFIKRVIKSKNR